The nucleotide window ACTGAACCGGCCGGCAGTATGGCTTTAAATATATCTCCCAGATGCTCGTGGTAATTGGGAAAAAGTCTCCCGCTTATTTCAGAACTTACCTGAATCAGTTGTTTTTCATGAGTTGTAATTATTTCGCGGTAAGCAAAGCGTTCTAAAGATACGTCGTCAGCAATCTGCGACAGGTCATTTCTGATCAAATCAACAATAGTATGATGTTCAGCCTGTTCCTTAATGCTTCCCAGTATCTTCTCAGCCTCTTCCGGATCAGAAGCATCGGCAGTACCTTTCATCGGATAGGAATATATCCGGCCATCTTTTATACGTACAAAAACCTCAGGCGAAAACACAGTGAAACGGCCGGGAACCAGTAATCTGAAGCGGGCCCTGGCCAGATGAAACAGTTCCTCTAATGCATGGGATGATTCCAGAGGTGTCGGGAACGTCAGATTCACCAGATAGGAGTTACCTTTCAGCAAATGTTCCATTACTTTCCGGAAGGATTTCCGGTAGGTTGAAAACGAAACAGGTTTCTTTTTAAGAATCAGCTCCTTTTTTTCGGTATAAAATTCCGACTTCACATTGGTATTCCCTTCCATACTGTAAAGTATCCCTGTGGCTTCGATCCGATCAAGAGGAACCAAAACAGGTTCCCTGCACTCAAAATCAAGGATAAACAGAAACGGTATCCGTTTTTTGCCGAACCGGTTCATTTCTTCAAAACATCGGCCGGAAGAGGAAATCACATATTCAGACCAATCCAAAATCATTTTTCATCCTTTCAAACAAATCCCGGCAACAATAATAAGTAGTTTTGGTGACAGAAAACCACTGAAACATTATTGCCTGGGTTTTTTAACCTCAGTTGATTGATTGCGTACTTCTGTTTATTTTTGAATCGACGGCAGCAAAAACAGCCATAAATGAAGATACTCAGACCTCTGGCCAATCCGGAAAAGGAAAATTCCTTTTCGGTGAAATGGAGAAAAAGGCGATTTGCTTTATTCACACAATTGCTTTCCGGCCTCACGCCTCCAGTAAGAATTCTGGATGTTGGCGGGACAGAGTACTTCTGGAGAAATGTCCGTTTTGTTCCCGAATCGGATACATCCATCGTACTGCTCAACCTTTATGAAATCGATGTGACCCTTCCCTGGATCTCCAGTGTGGTAGGAAACGGCATGGATCTTAGCCGATATGGCGACGGTGAATTTGACATAGTGTTTTCCAATTCGGTTATTGAACATCTTGGCAGTTGGGAAAACCAGCTGAAAATGGCTTCTGAAATCCGGCGCGTTGGCAAACACTATTTTGTGCAAACGCCCAACCTGTATTTTCCCATTGAGCCCCATTTCCTCTTTCCGTTTTTTCATTTTCTTCCCCATAGCTGCCGGGTATGGATCGTAAGAAATTTCGACACCGGCTGGTTTGACAGAATACCTGACAAAAACCTTGCTGAGGCTGCAGTGAAAGAAATCCGCCTGTTGTCGAAAAAGGATCTGCAGCGCCTTTTCCCTGAAAGTACCATCTACAGCGAAAAAGTACTGGGGATGACGAAATCGTTTGTAGCGCTGAAGTGATTTGTTTTTCAGGTACTCACCCCAGATCCTTTACCACCATCTGAATGGTCCTTTTACTTCGCTGTTCAAGAATGAGATCCTTGTTTACCAACACCCTTTTTATGGTACTGTCGTCATAATACCGGATGGTAATCAGTTCAAGGCCGGTATCAAAAGAAACCTTGAAATCCTGCCGAAGATCGTTCAGCAAATTAGGAATACGGGTCTGGTCATTGTTCACGCATACCTGAAAACTAACCGCCGAATTCTGCATAAGGTTGATTTTCATACCATGCTTTGAAAAATACCCGAAAATGGTTCTTAGCTTGTCTTCAGCAATAAAGGAAAAATCAAGAGGCGAAATATGGATAAGAACCTGGTCCATCTTAAAAATGAAGGATGGGGTGAGCGATTCATAAGACACATCGCCGATGATGGTTCCCGGGTCCTTGGGGTTCAGGAAGGATTTGACATGAAGTCGTATGTTCTTGTTCTGGAGGGGTTTTATTGTCTTGGGATGGATCACTGTAGCCCCGTAATATGCCAGCTCAATGGCATCAAGGTAGGAAAGCTGATCGAGCCGCACACAGTTGTCAAACCATTTCGGATCGGCATTCAGCACTCCCGGAACATCCTTCCATATGGTTACACTTTCGGCATCCAGTATATAGGCCAGAATAGCAGCGGTATAATCCGACCCTTCCCTGCCAAGTGTTGTGGTAAGGTTATTTATGGTTGAACCAATAAAACCCTGCGTGAGAAGGATCTGCTCACTGTTGGGAGCAAAGGCTTTTTTGACAAGATTTGTTGAAAGTTCCCAGTCGACTACGGCTTCCCTGTAAGTATTATCTGTTTTCAGACATTTTCTGATGTCTACCCAGCGCGTTTTAATGCCTGCTTCATTCAGATAAGCCGCCACTATTTTGGTAGAGATGATTTCTCCGTAACTGACTATCTGATCGTAATCGAAATCAAAATTCAACGAAGGCTGTTTGCGCAATATTCCTGCCAGTTCTTCAAAAAGCAGATCAAATTCCTGGCGGAAAGGATGTTTTTCTTCAGGAAACAGGCCGGCAACAATCTGTGAATGGTAGTCTTTAACTTTTGCAAATGCCCCGGAATAGTCTTTCTCATTGAAAAAAAGCCGGGCAACTTCTTCGAGGGCATTGGTTGTCTTGCCCATAGCAGAAACAACCACAGTCAGTGGCCCGTGTTCCCTTTGCTGACGCAGAATTTCGGCCATATTTTTCACTGCTTCGGCACTGTTGACTGAAGCACCGCCAAACTTAAAAACCCGCATGTCGATTCAGATTAAAATTGCACCAAAAGTATAAAATTGATAATAAATGCCATATAAGGAAAGTTTGGCTGGTTTGTGATTATTTGGTTAATTTTGCCGCTATGACTTCTGGCGGCAAAGCTTCTGAATTTCTGCTTACCCTTTATGATGGTCATCCCAATACAAAAGAACTTGTTGAGGACCTTATAAAGGAAAACAAAGGGAAATTCTGGCTGAAAGGCCTCTCCGGATCATCTTCTGCTCTCGTAGCCTCATCGGTTGTGAGGCATACGGACGGAATA belongs to Bacteroidales bacterium and includes:
- a CDS encoding aminodeoxychorismate synthase component I; amino-acid sequence: MNRFGKKRIPFLFILDFECREPVLVPLDRIEATGILYSMEGNTNVKSEFYTEKKELILKKKPVSFSTYRKSFRKVMEHLLKGNSYLVNLTFPTPLESSHALEELFHLARARFRLLVPGRFTVFSPEVFVRIKDGRIYSYPMKGTADASDPEEAEKILGSIKEQAEHHTIVDLIRNDLSQIADDVSLERFAYREIITTHEKQLIQVSSEISGRLFPNYHEHLGDIFKAILPAGSVTGAPKAKTLEIIREAEVYERGYYTGVFGIFDGSEVNSAVMIRFIEQTPQGYLFKSGGGITAYSDPRQEYKEMIDKVYVPVA
- a CDS encoding class I SAM-dependent methyltransferase gives rise to the protein MKILRPLANPEKENSFSVKWRKRRFALFTQLLSGLTPPVRILDVGGTEYFWRNVRFVPESDTSIVLLNLYEIDVTLPWISSVVGNGMDLSRYGDGEFDIVFSNSVIEHLGSWENQLKMASEIRRVGKHYFVQTPNLYFPIEPHFLFPFFHFLPHSCRVWIVRNFDTGWFDRIPDKNLAEAAVKEIRLLSKKDLQRLFPESTIYSEKVLGMTKSFVALK
- a CDS encoding aspartate kinase, with amino-acid sequence MRVFKFGGASVNSAEAVKNMAEILRQQREHGPLTVVVSAMGKTTNALEEVARLFFNEKDYSGAFAKVKDYHSQIVAGLFPEEKHPFRQEFDLLFEELAGILRKQPSLNFDFDYDQIVSYGEIISTKIVAAYLNEAGIKTRWVDIRKCLKTDNTYREAVVDWELSTNLVKKAFAPNSEQILLTQGFIGSTINNLTTTLGREGSDYTAAILAYILDAESVTIWKDVPGVLNADPKWFDNCVRLDQLSYLDAIELAYYGATVIHPKTIKPLQNKNIRLHVKSFLNPKDPGTIIGDVSYESLTPSFIFKMDQVLIHISPLDFSFIAEDKLRTIFGYFSKHGMKINLMQNSAVSFQVCVNNDQTRIPNLLNDLRQDFKVSFDTGLELITIRYYDDSTIKRVLVNKDLILEQRSKRTIQMVVKDLG